One genomic segment of Mytilus galloprovincialis chromosome 5, xbMytGall1.hap1.1, whole genome shotgun sequence includes these proteins:
- the LOC143074091 gene encoding uncharacterized protein LOC143074091, protein MQMAEAQEIALKKELDELEGMNRFESGDAVESYKCIDKEGRQSGDAVEDYTCNDKEGRQSGDAVEGYKCIDIEGRQNGDIIEGYKCDDKERRQSGNTIEDYKCDDKEGRQSGDTVDGHKCDDKERRQSGDTIEDYKCNDKEGRQSGDTVADYQCNDKEGRQPEDKSSFSFEDGKDAEGDLEGAKHKEALIIPTGQVITKIHKQKIADNPLKDAVGYKKPVQISLLDLIYTEQNDKDQKKKKREINKEVKRNERKTRKEEKKVKTHFKKVAKKTKKYTTEVKIQWEKELKRREKMEDKQKRTSEKETKKVKGEIENIIKTPNTDREKQDKKKNKTKKEPKKTEEKKRSNDKKTKRRQEKEFKMEVIDVKRREIQTDIDDKVDSNKAEKKKIFGSNIFAFFQSLSCIKRQTTDV, encoded by the exons ATGAATTAGAAGGAATGAACAGATTTGAAAGTGGAGACGCAGTAGAAAGTTATAAGTGTATTGATAAAGAAGGGAGACAAAGTGGAGACGCTGTAGAAGATTATACTTGTAATGATAAAGAAGGGAGACAAAGTGGAGATGCCGTAGAAGGTTATAAGTGTATTGATATAGAAGGGAGGCAAAATGGAGACATCATAGAAGGTTATAAGTGTGATGATAAAGAAAGGAGACAAAGTGGAAACACCATAGAAGATTATAAGTGTGATGATAAAGAAGGGAGACAAAGTGGAGACACCGTAGACGGCCATAAGTGTGATGATAAAGAAAGGAGACAAAGTGGAGACACAATAGAAGATTATAAGTGTAATGATAAAGAAGGGAGACAAAGTGGAGACACCGTAGCAGATTATCAGTGTAACGATAAAGAAGGGAGACAACCTGAGGATAAGTCGAGTTTCTCCTTCGAGGATGGGAAAGATGCAGAGGGTGATCTAGAGGGAGCTAAACACAAGGAAGCGCTTATTATACCTACAG gACAAGTTATCACAAAGATTCACAAGCAGAAAATAGCAGACAATCCCCTTAAGGATGCCGTCGGCTATAAG aaACCAGTCCAGATTTCTCTACTGGATTTGATATATACAGAGCAAAATGATAAAGAccagaaaaagaagaaaagagaaATTAATAAGGAAGTGAAAAGGAATGAGAGAAAAACTAGGAAAGAAGAAAAGAAGGTTAAGACGCATTTTAAAAAAGTAGCCAAGAAGACTAAAAAATACACAACAGAAGTCAAAATACAGTGGGAAAAGGAATTAAAAAGAAGGGAAAAGATGGAAGACAAACAAAAGAGGACATCAGAAAAAG AAACAAAAAAGGTTAAAGGTGAAATAGAGAACATCATCAAAACCCCAAATACTGACAGGGAAAAACaggataaaaagaaaaacaaaacaaagaaagagCCAAAGAAAACAGAAGAGAAGAAAAGGTCCAATGATAAGAAGACAAAGAGGAGACAAGAAAAAGAATTCAAAATGGAAGTAATTGATGTTAAAAGGAGAGAAATACAAACAGATATCGATGACAAGGTCGACTCAAACAaagcagaaaaaaagaaaatatttggaTCAAACATTTTTGCTTTCTTCCAATCTTTATCGTGTATCAAAAGACAGACAACCGATGTTTAA